Proteins found in one Corynebacterium zhongnanshanii genomic segment:
- a CDS encoding multidrug effflux MFS transporter: MLKPAPGAGGEPGAGGASARLSLMPFVGLALIFAAGPLGTDMFLPSVPAITAELHTAATTTQLAITTFMIGMGVGQVLFGPVSDSWGRRQLLISGTLLGVLSSLVCSLAPSIEILVTARLFQGIAGGIGVVLVRAIITDRSKPSEAAKSFAVLMAINGVAPIVAPLIGGVLHEVTGWRGVFWVLTAVAVVQLGVAVRNPESLDASARSEGRVLSTYRRMGTLLKIPEFAGHVLIFGFGFGTMFAFIAGSSVVFQSQLGLSPVAYSVAFAVNASALIVMSVVNVRLAGVVDPRTLQKWGVVLLALGAVALLVVAVFVVPHVPGAAGAAAEGAEAAAPLWLVVVCLLCTITTTAGNGLMMANTTVLAQGIAARYAGAGSALLGAVQFLVAGLVSPMTAMGEDKLMMLALTMCASAVVAHCGNALVVFGRRRAA; the protein is encoded by the coding sequence ATGCTTAAGCCCGCGCCGGGCGCGGGAGGTGAGCCGGGCGCTGGGGGTGCGTCCGCGCGGCTGTCGCTGATGCCGTTTGTGGGCTTGGCGTTGATCTTCGCCGCCGGGCCCCTGGGGACGGACATGTTCCTGCCGTCCGTTCCTGCAATCACGGCGGAGCTGCACACCGCTGCTACCACCACGCAGCTGGCGATTACCACGTTCATGATCGGGATGGGCGTGGGCCAGGTGCTGTTCGGCCCCGTCTCTGATTCATGGGGACGACGCCAACTTCTCATCAGCGGAACCCTTCTTGGTGTGCTGTCCAGCCTGGTGTGTTCGCTGGCTCCGAGCATCGAGATTCTGGTGACGGCCCGCCTGTTCCAAGGCATTGCCGGTGGCATTGGTGTGGTGCTGGTTCGCGCGATCATCACGGACCGGTCGAAGCCGTCGGAGGCGGCCAAGAGCTTTGCGGTGCTGATGGCGATCAATGGCGTGGCTCCGATTGTGGCCCCGTTGATCGGTGGTGTGCTGCATGAGGTTACGGGGTGGCGTGGCGTCTTCTGGGTTCTGACGGCGGTGGCCGTAGTGCAGCTGGGGGTTGCCGTGCGTAACCCGGAGAGCCTCGACGCCAGCGCGCGCAGTGAGGGGCGCGTGCTGTCTACCTACCGCAGGATGGGCACGCTCCTGAAGATCCCTGAGTTCGCGGGGCATGTGCTGATTTTCGGTTTCGGCTTCGGCACGATGTTCGCCTTTATTGCGGGGTCCTCGGTGGTGTTTCAGTCTCAACTGGGGCTGTCGCCGGTGGCGTATTCGGTGGCTTTTGCTGTGAACGCGAGCGCGCTGATTGTGATGTCCGTGGTGAACGTGCGGCTGGCCGGTGTGGTGGATCCGCGGACTCTGCAAAAGTGGGGTGTGGTGCTGCTCGCGCTGGGCGCTGTGGCGTTGTTGGTGGTTGCGGTGTTCGTGGTGCCGCATGTGCCGGGCGCTGCGGGTGCTGCAGCCGAGGGTGCTGAGGCTGCTGCGCCGCTGTGGTTGGTGGTTGTCTGCCTGTTGTGCACCATCACCACGACCGCGGGCAATGGGCTGATGATGGCGAACACCACGGTGTTGGCGCAGGGGATTGCTGCGCGTTATGCCGGCGCGGGATCGGCACTGTTGGGGGCGGTTCAGTTCCTGGTGGCCGGCCTGGTGAGCCCTATGACGGCGATGGGGGAGGACAAGCTGATGATGCTTGCGCTCACGATGTGCGCCTCGGCAGTGGTGGCTCACTGCGGTAATGCGCTGGTGGTGTTCGGGCGCCGCCGCGCGGCCTAG
- a CDS encoding MarR family winged helix-turn-helix transcriptional regulator: protein MTNERDDFSTLNDFDASHRDTYSSRIRGHRAPEMLPEIDVAEIASSVYDFLSGIRRLMERPNQKLSISQSEIEVLQFIGQHPGCGVSDIARLRFLRASNVSATVRRLINGGFVKRKANDQDKRAQNLYLTDDGIEMMNSITDEWALLIARATRRMDARDVAKLRRGVPALRNLSIAAESLIDDIQRSHEA, encoded by the coding sequence ATGACCAACGAACGCGATGATTTCAGCACCCTCAACGACTTCGACGCGTCCCATCGGGACACGTACAGCTCCCGCATCCGCGGTCATCGCGCCCCCGAAATGCTCCCCGAGATCGACGTCGCCGAGATCGCGTCCAGCGTCTACGACTTCCTCTCCGGCATCCGCCGCCTCATGGAACGCCCCAACCAGAAGCTCTCCATCTCACAATCCGAAATCGAGGTCCTGCAGTTCATCGGCCAGCACCCCGGCTGTGGCGTGTCAGACATCGCACGCCTGCGTTTCCTCCGCGCCTCCAACGTCTCCGCAACAGTGCGGCGTCTCATTAACGGCGGCTTCGTCAAACGCAAGGCCAACGACCAGGACAAGCGGGCCCAGAACCTGTACCTCACCGACGACGGCATCGAGATGATGAACTCCATTACCGACGAATGGGCACTGCTCATTGCGCGCGCCACCCGCCGCATGGACGCCCGGGACGTCGCGAAGCTCCGCCGAGGTGTGCCCGCGCTGCGCAACCTGTCCATTGCCGCCGAATCCCTCATCGACGACATCCAGCGCTCCCACGAGGCCTAG
- the cls gene encoding cardiolipin synthase — protein MEWWQYLIVIADYTLKFIALGWVPKDRRPSSAMAWLLAIFLLPFIGLLLYFLMGSPYINRRRHTIQNRANELIRTMSAEEPETPKNMVLSREIQSLVALNRELTALPPVAGSMVALHSDYRESIKAMAAAIDKAKYFVNVEMYIAAYDSTTAPFFDAMERAAKRGVDVRFLWDHIGAHKYPGNKKLGKRLERMGVQYEVMLPLKPWRWRFRRPDLRNHRKLVIVDGTWAFMGSQNLVEPEYQNKKNHKVGRQWVDVMAEITGPVVSSINSVFAVDWYTESGETLDFMTPGELTTWLEDDNSDVGTDVMQVVPSGPGFTTEPNLRLFNSLIHHAKKSLRIVSPYFIPDESLLEAVTTACYRGVTVELYVSEKSDQKMVGHAQASYYQELLDAGVKMYLYPAPYVLHSKFLIADEEVAVMGSSNMDMRSFWLNYECSLMVGDGAMLESLNELAQDYKDKSTLLTAEEWNTRPWYKQYVDNLCRLTSALQ, from the coding sequence ATGGAATGGTGGCAGTACCTGATCGTCATCGCCGACTACACTTTGAAGTTCATCGCGCTGGGCTGGGTGCCCAAGGACAGGCGCCCCAGCAGCGCCATGGCCTGGCTGCTCGCGATCTTCCTGCTGCCGTTCATCGGCCTGCTTCTGTACTTCCTGATGGGCTCGCCCTACATCAACCGTCGGCGCCACACGATCCAGAATCGGGCGAACGAGCTGATCCGGACCATGTCTGCCGAGGAGCCGGAGACCCCGAAAAACATGGTGCTGTCCAGGGAAATCCAAAGCCTGGTGGCACTGAACCGTGAGCTCACGGCACTGCCGCCCGTGGCCGGAAGCATGGTGGCGCTGCACAGCGACTACCGGGAATCCATCAAGGCCATGGCCGCCGCCATCGACAAGGCCAAGTACTTCGTCAACGTGGAGATGTACATCGCCGCCTACGACAGCACCACCGCACCCTTCTTCGACGCCATGGAGCGCGCCGCGAAACGCGGCGTGGATGTGCGCTTCCTGTGGGACCACATCGGCGCCCACAAGTACCCCGGCAACAAGAAGCTCGGCAAGCGACTAGAACGCATGGGCGTGCAGTACGAAGTCATGCTTCCGCTCAAGCCCTGGCGCTGGCGCTTCCGGCGCCCCGACCTGCGCAACCACCGCAAGCTGGTCATCGTCGACGGCACGTGGGCCTTCATGGGATCCCAGAATCTCGTGGAGCCCGAGTACCAGAACAAGAAGAACCACAAGGTGGGCCGCCAGTGGGTGGACGTCATGGCGGAAATCACCGGCCCGGTGGTCTCCTCCATCAACTCCGTCTTCGCCGTGGACTGGTACACGGAATCCGGAGAAACCCTGGACTTCATGACGCCGGGCGAACTGACCACCTGGCTGGAGGATGACAACAGCGACGTGGGCACAGACGTCATGCAGGTGGTGCCTTCCGGGCCGGGGTTCACCACCGAACCGAACCTGCGGCTGTTTAACTCCCTGATCCACCACGCCAAGAAGTCCTTGCGGATCGTGAGCCCCTACTTCATCCCCGACGAGTCCCTCCTGGAGGCCGTGACCACCGCGTGTTACCGCGGAGTGACCGTGGAGCTGTACGTCTCCGAGAAGTCCGACCAGAAAATGGTGGGGCATGCCCAGGCCTCCTACTACCAAGAGCTCCTGGACGCGGGAGTGAAGATGTACCTCTACCCCGCCCCGTATGTGCTGCATTCCAAGTTCCTCATCGCCGACGAGGAAGTGGCGGTGATGGGCAGCTCCAATATGGATATGCGCAGCTTCTGGCTGAACTACGAGTGCAGCCTCATGGTGGGCGACGGCGCGATGCTTGAGTCGCTCAATGAGCTGGCACAGGACTACAAGGATAAATCCACCCTGCTGACCGCCGAGGAATGGAACACGCGCCCCTGGTACAAGCAGTATGTGGACAATCTGTGCCGCCTCACCAGTGCCCTGCAATAA
- a CDS encoding ABC transporter ATP-binding protein, giving the protein MITVSSLSKTYGGTTVVDNLDFEVKPGIVTGFLGPNGAGKSTTMRMIVGLDQPTQGEALIDGKPYSAYDKPLHKVGTLLDAKWVHPNRSARAHLEWIAASNGISRARVDEVLAMVGLTEVAKRKAGKYSLGMGQRLGLAAAMLGDPEVLILDEPVNGLDPEGIRWVRDFVRALAKEGRTVLISSHLLSEMSMTADHLVVIGKGKMVANTSTHDFTKNASEVSTVVRADDLDALRTLLSEESVTSVPFTDEEGRPSLKVPGKNSDWIGELAFSGGILLRELAEVRPSLEDAFMRMTGNSVEYHASSNGQAPQAQPQQTPQQQAQPEAPSRRGSGGRRGGTGSVPASELLKKHGKEEPRA; this is encoded by the coding sequence ATGATTACAGTGAGTTCCCTGTCCAAAACCTATGGTGGTACGACAGTGGTGGACAACCTGGACTTTGAGGTCAAGCCCGGCATCGTGACCGGATTCCTTGGCCCCAACGGTGCCGGCAAGTCCACCACGATGCGTATGATCGTAGGCCTTGACCAGCCAACTCAAGGCGAAGCCCTGATCGACGGAAAGCCCTACAGTGCCTACGACAAGCCGTTGCACAAGGTCGGCACTCTGCTCGACGCCAAGTGGGTGCACCCCAACCGCTCCGCCCGCGCGCACCTGGAGTGGATCGCCGCCTCCAACGGCATCTCCCGTGCCCGCGTGGACGAGGTGCTGGCGATGGTGGGCCTCACGGAGGTTGCCAAGCGCAAGGCCGGAAAGTACTCCCTGGGTATGGGGCAGCGCCTCGGCCTGGCAGCGGCGATGCTGGGAGATCCCGAAGTGCTGATCCTGGACGAGCCCGTCAACGGCCTGGACCCCGAAGGTATCCGCTGGGTGCGCGACTTCGTCCGCGCCCTGGCCAAGGAGGGCCGCACGGTGCTGATCAGTTCGCACCTGCTCAGCGAGATGTCCATGACCGCCGACCACCTGGTGGTCATCGGTAAGGGAAAGATGGTGGCGAACACCAGCACCCATGACTTCACCAAGAACGCCTCCGAGGTGTCCACCGTGGTGCGCGCGGACGACCTCGACGCCCTGCGCACACTCCTCAGCGAGGAATCCGTCACCAGCGTGCCATTCACGGATGAGGAGGGCCGCCCTTCCCTGAAGGTGCCCGGCAAGAACAGTGACTGGATTGGCGAGCTCGCCTTCAGCGGTGGCATCCTGCTGCGCGAGTTGGCTGAAGTGCGCCCATCCCTGGAGGACGCATTCATGCGCATGACAGGCAACAGCGTGGAGTACCACGCGAGCAGCAACGGACAGGCCCCGCAGGCCCAGCCACAGCAAACACCACAACAGCAAGCCCAGCCCGAAGCCCCATCCCGACGGGGCTCCGGTGGCCGCCGTGGGGGAACGGGGTCGGTGCCGGCGTCGGAATTATTGAAGAAACACGGCAAGGAGGAGCCACGTGCTTAA
- a CDS encoding glutamate ABC transporter substrate-binding protein, which yields MTMTQNRRLTLAAATMAGLMGLTACTQQPDQLPHWPEPTVTADTDLPMGAVVESLEDTDSHERPTDPTPFGSISPDSRLPEQRVAEIYHRGRIIVGVAQSLNRLGFRNPATGDLDGFEVELAREIARDIFGDPTKVEFRFVDSLDRVKALNEGNVDIVMRTMTITRHRQAEVEFSTPYLHVKNRLLVLEDSDINSFTDLRTKRVCVARNSTSADLIREYGPRELMRTNTWTDCLMAMQRHQTDAIFTDDAILSGLQAQDPYTRLIRESTSESDYGVGIASSRKGRETTGLVMQVNATLQRIRNDGTWTRLYNTWLADYLGASQIPRGSYRTEIEDTELQEFRKHHGYNGGESS from the coding sequence ATGACGATGACACAGAACCGACGCCTCACCCTGGCCGCCGCCACGATGGCCGGTCTGATGGGGCTCACCGCCTGCACGCAGCAACCCGATCAGCTTCCCCACTGGCCCGAACCCACCGTCACCGCAGACACCGACCTTCCCATGGGGGCCGTGGTCGAAAGCCTGGAGGACACCGACTCCCACGAACGCCCCACCGACCCCACCCCCTTCGGCTCGATCAGCCCGGACAGCCGCCTGCCCGAGCAGCGCGTCGCCGAGATCTACCACCGCGGGCGCATCATCGTCGGTGTTGCCCAAAGCCTCAACCGCCTGGGCTTCCGCAACCCCGCCACCGGCGACCTCGATGGGTTCGAGGTGGAACTGGCCCGCGAAATTGCACGGGACATCTTCGGTGATCCCACCAAGGTGGAGTTCCGCTTCGTCGATTCGCTCGACCGCGTGAAGGCCCTGAACGAGGGCAACGTGGACATCGTCATGCGCACCATGACCATCACCCGGCACCGCCAGGCCGAGGTCGAGTTCTCCACCCCGTACCTCCATGTCAAAAACCGCCTGTTGGTGCTGGAGGATTCGGACATCAACTCCTTCACCGACCTGCGCACGAAGCGGGTCTGCGTGGCCCGAAACTCCACCTCCGCGGACCTCATCAGGGAATACGGGCCAAGGGAGCTCATGCGTACCAACACGTGGACCGACTGCCTGATGGCGATGCAGCGCCACCAGACCGATGCGATTTTTACCGACGACGCCATACTCTCCGGTCTCCAGGCGCAGGATCCCTATACACGGCTCATCCGTGAATCCACGAGCGAAAGCGACTATGGGGTGGGCATCGCCTCCAGCCGTAAAGGCCGCGAGACCACCGGGCTTGTGATGCAGGTCAACGCAACGCTGCAGCGCATTCGCAACGACGGAACCTGGACACGGCTCTACAACACGTGGCTGGCGGACTACCTGGGCGCCAGCCAGATCCCACGTGGAAGCTACCGCACGGAGATCGAGGACACGGAGCTCCAGGAGTTCCGAAAGCACCATGGCTACAACGGAGGGGAGTCCTCATGA
- a CDS encoding exodeoxyribonuclease III yields MRIATWNINSVRTREERVRAFLQRADVDVLCLQETKRTDAQFPDFTDTGYEQAHFGLHSFNGVAILSRIGLKNVKTEFGQPGFNKDLTAEQALEARAIGATVGGGAGDGDGVEVWSLYVPNGRAISDPHYSYKLRWLKALAGYAGKDAADGGADRLILVGDYNIAPRDKDVWDRSFFDGKTHVTPRERTALDELERAGMTQATELIQDQYTYWDYQALRFQKNEGMRIDLHYARGVTATDARVDRDERTGKGASDHAPVIVDYTLP; encoded by the coding sequence ATGCGAATCGCCACGTGGAATATCAACTCCGTCCGCACGCGCGAAGAACGTGTGCGGGCGTTCCTTCAACGCGCCGACGTTGATGTCCTGTGCCTGCAGGAAACGAAACGTACCGACGCCCAGTTCCCCGACTTCACAGATACCGGCTACGAACAGGCGCACTTCGGACTGCATTCCTTCAATGGCGTGGCGATACTGTCCCGCATTGGGCTTAAGAATGTGAAGACGGAGTTTGGGCAGCCCGGGTTCAACAAGGACCTGACTGCCGAACAGGCCCTGGAGGCACGCGCGATCGGGGCGACCGTGGGCGGCGGCGCTGGCGACGGCGATGGCGTGGAGGTGTGGAGCCTCTACGTGCCGAACGGCCGGGCGATCTCCGACCCCCACTATTCCTACAAACTACGGTGGCTGAAGGCCCTGGCGGGCTACGCCGGCAAGGACGCCGCGGATGGGGGTGCCGACCGGCTCATCCTGGTGGGTGACTACAACATCGCCCCACGGGACAAGGACGTGTGGGACCGCAGCTTCTTCGACGGGAAAACGCACGTCACCCCCAGAGAACGTACGGCCCTGGACGAGCTGGAACGCGCCGGCATGACCCAGGCCACCGAGCTGATCCAGGACCAGTACACATACTGGGACTACCAGGCTCTGCGATTCCAGAAGAACGAAGGCATGCGCATCGACCTCCACTACGCCAGAGGCGTGACCGCCACGGATGCCCGCGTGGACCGCGACGAGCGCACCGGCAAGGGCGCTAGCGACCACGCTCCCGTGATCGTGGACTACACCCTGCCCTAA
- a CDS encoding serine/threonine protein kinase yields MSHADHDRELGTQDDVMAEAHTDAHTEATTDAQTEATTEANTAARAEAESQATEATVFDPFADDEDDDGPHTEAVAFDPFADDDEVTDAAVFADTDDSTAPSTDPTAAPADSAGERSRREALKNFRQLRGTERQSDRVAGGMVALPFITPYNPDSATMDPTDAIAQGTEPPKLSPGDIVAGQYEVLGPIAHGGMGWIYLAIDHNVADRYVVLKAMMGTANAHERAVAESERAFLADITHPGIVKIFNFIDEHDIRNEKITGSDGGFIIMEYVGGPSLRAVRRQSPRGVLDVDIAIAYILEILPALDYLHSRGVVYNDMKPDNIIVTEDQVKLIDLGAVSGIGAYGHIFGTRGFQAPEIATTGPTVASDIYSVGRTLASLIVKLPVENGAYAPGLPTPDDEPLFREYLSLYRLLTRATNPDPDKRFSSATTMANQLKGVLREILALRDGRHYPHLDTRFTAQRSTFGTKHIVFRTDQLIDGIERSVEITAPEVVAALPTPLVDRKDAGASLLAAASYTEAADLLNTLSAASQQYEMRTSVEIPLSMVRAHLDLGQTTEAQQMLDEMKPRLENDWRFHWHSGIAALLRGDYGAAQEFFNTVLFILPGEPAPKLALAATDELLLQQMGVNNAKLLDETVTKAASSLAYVQRIPIDDFSTVPSWEHVDQDPVALRFHAMRLYGLVWSTNPATVSSAFGLARQLHAEGLVDSAVAALDRVPQNSQYFNQARLTTILLLASNSTQVNESRLRRAARRLEIMPTTEPRRPQIKLAVLFAALKWLQRGNTVTSNAPLFDVDFTERGLRSGLEAGLRKLARRAQFNRHAYRLVDMANKIRPRTWF; encoded by the coding sequence ATGAGTCACGCAGACCACGACCGCGAGCTGGGCACGCAGGATGATGTGATGGCCGAGGCGCACACTGATGCGCACACCGAGGCAACCACTGATGCGCAGACCGAGGCAACCACCGAGGCCAACACAGCAGCCCGAGCCGAGGCAGAGTCTCAGGCGACCGAAGCGACCGTGTTCGACCCCTTCGCCGACGACGAGGACGACGACGGTCCCCACACCGAGGCCGTTGCCTTCGACCCCTTCGCCGATGACGACGAAGTCACCGACGCCGCCGTGTTTGCAGACACCGACGACTCCACAGCCCCATCCACCGACCCCACCGCGGCGCCCGCCGACAGCGCGGGCGAACGCTCCCGCCGGGAAGCGCTTAAGAACTTCCGGCAGCTCCGCGGAACGGAACGCCAAAGCGACCGCGTGGCCGGAGGCATGGTGGCGCTGCCCTTCATCACGCCCTACAACCCCGACAGCGCCACCATGGACCCCACGGACGCCATCGCGCAGGGCACCGAACCGCCGAAGCTCTCCCCGGGCGACATCGTCGCCGGCCAATACGAGGTCCTCGGGCCCATCGCCCACGGCGGCATGGGGTGGATCTACCTCGCCATCGACCACAACGTGGCCGACCGCTACGTGGTGCTCAAAGCCATGATGGGCACCGCCAACGCCCACGAACGCGCCGTCGCCGAATCCGAACGCGCCTTCCTGGCGGACATCACCCACCCCGGGATCGTGAAGATCTTCAACTTCATCGACGAACACGATATCCGCAACGAAAAAATCACCGGCTCCGACGGCGGCTTCATCATCATGGAATACGTGGGAGGCCCCTCCCTGCGGGCCGTGCGCCGCCAATCGCCACGCGGAGTCCTCGACGTGGACATCGCCATCGCCTACATCCTCGAAATCCTACCGGCTCTGGACTACCTCCACTCCCGTGGCGTGGTCTACAACGACATGAAACCCGACAACATCATCGTCACCGAGGACCAAGTGAAACTCATCGACCTCGGAGCCGTGTCCGGAATCGGTGCCTACGGGCACATCTTCGGCACCCGAGGCTTCCAGGCCCCAGAGATAGCTACGACGGGGCCCACTGTGGCGTCGGATATATATTCAGTGGGGCGCACCCTCGCAAGCCTCATCGTGAAGCTCCCCGTGGAAAACGGCGCGTATGCCCCCGGGCTGCCCACGCCCGACGACGAGCCGCTGTTCCGCGAGTACCTCTCCCTCTACCGGCTGCTCACACGGGCGACGAACCCCGACCCGGACAAGCGCTTCTCCTCCGCCACCACCATGGCCAACCAGCTCAAGGGTGTTCTGCGGGAGATCCTGGCCCTGCGCGACGGGCGCCACTACCCGCACCTGGACACGCGCTTCACCGCGCAACGCTCCACGTTCGGGACCAAGCACATCGTGTTCCGCACCGACCAGCTCATCGACGGTATCGAACGCAGCGTGGAGATCACCGCACCCGAAGTGGTCGCGGCGCTGCCCACGCCCCTGGTCGACCGGAAAGACGCCGGCGCCTCGCTGCTCGCCGCCGCCAGCTACACCGAAGCCGCCGACCTGCTCAACACCCTGTCCGCAGCTTCCCAACAATACGAAATGCGCACCAGCGTGGAGATCCCACTATCCATGGTGCGCGCCCACCTGGACCTCGGGCAGACCACCGAAGCCCAGCAGATGCTGGACGAGATGAAACCGCGCCTGGAGAATGACTGGCGCTTCCACTGGCACTCCGGCATCGCGGCCCTGCTGCGCGGCGATTACGGGGCCGCCCAGGAGTTCTTCAACACCGTGCTGTTCATCCTCCCCGGCGAACCCGCCCCGAAGCTGGCCCTGGCGGCCACCGACGAACTGCTGCTGCAGCAAATGGGCGTGAACAACGCCAAGCTGCTGGACGAAACCGTCACCAAAGCCGCCTCCAGCCTGGCCTACGTGCAGAGAATCCCCATCGACGACTTCTCCACCGTCCCAAGCTGGGAGCACGTGGACCAGGACCCCGTGGCGCTGCGCTTCCACGCCATGCGCCTCTACGGGCTGGTCTGGTCCACCAACCCCGCCACCGTCTCCAGTGCCTTCGGCCTGGCACGGCAGCTGCACGCCGAAGGGCTGGTGGACTCCGCCGTGGCGGCGCTGGATCGGGTCCCGCAGAACTCCCAGTACTTCAACCAGGCGCGGCTTACCACCATCCTGCTGCTGGCCTCCAACAGCACCCAGGTCAACGAGTCCCGCCTGCGCCGGGCCGCCCGGCGCCTCGAGATCATGCCCACCACCGAGCCCCGACGGCCCCAGATCAAACTGGCGGTGCTGTTCGCCGCGCTGAAATGGCTCCAGCGCGGCAACACCGTCACGTCGAACGCCCCGCTGTTCGACGTGGACTTCACCGAACGGGGCTTGCGCAGCGGACTGGAGGCGGGACTGCGGAAGCTGGCCCGCCGCGCCCAGTTCAACCGACACGCCTACCGGCTGGTGGACATGGCCAATAAGATTCGACCGCGGACGTGGTTCTAG
- a CDS encoding N-acetylglutamate synthase, CG3035 family, translating into MSEHIHLGEIASAASGARRVDGIPFPLSRRTDPVSVHPGTRAIVRYLLTDGEHAGKATDVIGVIRSVDPLVIDSAQRTQLTLDASSVVVLKTLSAAPVRNSDIRAVEAATAAAFPGIQNTMIGHWLARAGDGITERSNSAVPIGPNAGVQPVPLEEITAFYQEHNLPTMLLLPDRIGRTAESLPGERGPEIIVMTRELDDLDDVAPELELFARSTLDLRLDDHPTPEWLSMYHFRGKPLPEKALRLLTEKIDGQMCFASLYVDGHLAAITRGTITEGGSRNWLGFSAVEVAEGFRRRGLASAMGAAMLTWGAKHGAHAAYLDVIASNIAGRALYHRLGFSEHHRHRSLTVHPGK; encoded by the coding sequence ATGAGTGAGCACATCCACCTGGGCGAGATTGCCTCCGCCGCCTCCGGCGCACGCCGGGTGGACGGCATCCCCTTTCCTCTCTCTCGCAGAACCGACCCCGTGAGCGTGCACCCCGGCACCCGCGCGATCGTGCGCTATCTGCTCACCGACGGCGAACACGCCGGCAAAGCCACCGATGTAATCGGCGTGATCCGCAGTGTCGACCCGCTGGTCATCGACAGCGCGCAGCGCACCCAGCTCACCCTGGATGCGAGCAGCGTCGTGGTGCTCAAAACCCTCTCCGCCGCGCCCGTGCGCAACTCCGACATCCGCGCCGTGGAAGCCGCCACCGCCGCGGCCTTCCCCGGAATCCAGAACACCATGATCGGCCACTGGCTCGCCCGCGCCGGCGACGGCATCACCGAACGCTCCAACTCCGCCGTCCCCATCGGCCCCAATGCGGGAGTGCAGCCCGTGCCTCTCGAGGAGATCACCGCCTTCTACCAGGAGCACAACCTGCCCACCATGCTGCTCCTCCCCGACCGGATCGGCCGCACCGCCGAATCCCTGCCCGGCGAGCGGGGCCCCGAGATCATCGTCATGACCCGCGAGCTGGACGACCTCGACGACGTGGCCCCCGAGCTGGAACTCTTCGCCCGCAGCACTCTGGACCTCCGCCTAGACGACCACCCCACCCCCGAGTGGCTGTCCATGTACCACTTCCGCGGCAAACCCCTACCGGAAAAGGCACTGCGGCTACTCACCGAAAAGATCGACGGCCAGATGTGCTTCGCCTCCCTCTACGTCGATGGGCACCTCGCCGCCATCACACGTGGCACCATCACCGAGGGCGGTTCTCGCAACTGGCTCGGTTTTTCGGCCGTGGAGGTGGCGGAAGGCTTTCGTCGTCGAGGGTTGGCGTCGGCAATGGGCGCGGCGATGCTCACCTGGGGCGCGAAACATGGCGCTCACGCCGCATACCTGGACGTCATCGCCAGCAACATCGCAGGCCGGGCGCTCTATCACCGGCTGGGGTTCTCCGAGCATCACCGGCATCGTTCGTTGACTGTGCACCCTGGGAAGTAG
- a CDS encoding ABC transporter permease subunit, translating to MLNVMKAEWIKLRSTKGLWWTSALIIFFSVALALLMGLTSGWTLKDNDASSDPMEAFAILGMLRPNVALTGLSTFGVMIILIQGVMTVTSEYAHSTQKMSVLSTPARWKLAVAKLGVYGAIAVVVSFIAALLSILGMELTFRTQIDNDALLDLVGFSAAYVWGYIGRTVLYAFLSAMIAIGVGYLIRNTAGAIALLLLWKMIVETVVVGLIPKVRDVLPQWMPFSHMDNYVARMPVEKAVWHDTLGQTGSALYFALWCVVIFAAGVVALNKRDA from the coding sequence GTGCTTAATGTCATGAAGGCGGAGTGGATCAAGCTGCGCAGTACCAAGGGCCTGTGGTGGACCAGCGCGCTCATCATCTTTTTCTCTGTCGCGTTGGCCCTGCTGATGGGTCTCACAAGCGGCTGGACTCTGAAGGATAACGACGCATCCAGCGACCCTATGGAGGCATTCGCCATTCTCGGCATGCTGCGGCCAAATGTGGCCCTGACCGGCCTGTCGACCTTCGGCGTGATGATCATCCTGATCCAGGGCGTGATGACCGTGACCTCCGAATACGCGCATAGCACGCAGAAAATGTCCGTCCTGTCCACCCCGGCACGCTGGAAGCTGGCCGTGGCGAAGCTGGGCGTGTACGGCGCGATCGCGGTGGTCGTGTCCTTCATCGCTGCGCTGCTGTCCATCCTGGGCATGGAGCTGACCTTCCGCACTCAAATTGATAACGACGCCCTGCTGGACCTCGTCGGCTTCTCCGCCGCGTATGTGTGGGGCTACATCGGCCGCACGGTGCTGTACGCGTTCCTCTCCGCGATGATCGCCATTGGCGTGGGCTACCTGATCCGCAACACTGCCGGCGCGATTGCTCTGCTGCTGCTGTGGAAGATGATCGTCGAAACTGTGGTGGTGGGGCTGATCCCGAAGGTGCGAGACGTGCTGCCTCAGTGGATGCCGTTTTCCCACATGGATAACTACGTGGCACGCATGCCTGTGGAGAAAGCGGTGTGGCACGACACCTTGGGTCAGACCGGCTCCGCGTTGTACTTCGCACTGTGGTGCGTGGTGATCTTTGCCGCTGGTGTGGTGGCGCTGAACAAGCGTGATGCTTAA